AATTGTAGTTCtcttaaaatgcacaaaaatcaTTGTAAGTACCTTTAAAATTAGCGAAAATGTTGAAtaagcaaaaatgcattttgataaATTTGGTCCCTTCTGCTCCATCTCCTACAAAATTTTTAGTTAGTAAATTGAGTGGAGGTCTCTGGTACTTTGTCTTCAAGGATATAAGTGGAAGGTCCGTGCTCGTTTTATACTTCAGTAAAAGAAGACTTATTTCCATCTTAGTTGAGACTGATTTCTTAACTTTTTAATCACTGAAGTTGACGGAAGTGTTTTCTAAAGAATATTTTACTAACTCTGCCAGTGTATTTAAGTTAGCTCCTGTTCTAGGTATGTATACCAGGATTTCTGTTAGCACATTGGACTTGGTTGAATTTTTTAGCCTCGTCCATGTTTTGCTTGAATATTTGTTCTCCTTATTATATGTTCCCTTAATAGATTATGTAATAGtacatttttcagctcttttcgGCCCAGTttcaatttgaattttaatttgtttacttttcaagaagaaaaacattatttaagaaaaattggattgaaatgaaaatatgttcaTAAAAAATGTACAATCCTCATATTTTTGATGGTGCCTTCTGTGATCAGTTTTTAACAATAAAGCAAGTAGTACTGTGTAAAGCATTTTATTCCAAAAGGAGAGTGCACAAATTCAAATACCTTTGAAGATGTATGAACAATTTTACAAAGTAagctttaagattttttttaattcagtgaatTACCAGCAATGTGAAGAAATTTCAGTAACTGATTATTTGTAAAGCCAGTGTGAGAGCCtttcttaaatatgtttttttcctgttaaatatacataggttgctctgaaagtaatgccttctatttatttccatggaaactacaacagatacaaagagcacaataacactgtttgatagaacaaattctcagctacaaaacgctatttttcaacagtcaccatcatcagctatgcatttttgccagcagtgaacaagagcttgcatgaCATGGtcacaaaaatctgcatggccatcccGAAAGTGGCTAGTCTTTGATGGcactgtcaccattgctgaaatgcaccgcccgctgcctcactgtgctcacatctgcagTTTTGTCTCCATAAAGCTTCTGCACATGTTGATGAACATTCATGGATggcattttttctgcatggaggaattcagtgatacacctttgcttcatcggcacttccatgtcagatgccattgtgtcagagtgcccctctgctgccacctgtcacacggcaacaacatgtaatgaaatagtggcaggaaggttcagctcctactgccataccagctacatccacctctgatatcgTGGGCCACCGTCATAACATAGGAGGCGTTATttccagagcagccctcgtatttTCAAATTGTCCTGCCTAgtatttaaaatctgtgttcTAATATCCCACATGAGAGTTGTGGTGGAGTGGGTATGATTTAAGGCAGTAGCTGAAGGACCACCTTCCAGAATTGGCTCgctttttcctttgattttcatactttattttttatgttttttgtcaGTTTCATATTGAATAGTCgtgaatgaaaatgttgaaattaaACATCTTTCTAAAAGTCACTGTAATGAAGTCCAAATTAGGAAGTTGAGAAATAGCTCCAGTCACATGAGATCACCTAGTCACCCGGCCACGCAAACCACAGCTCTGGAGTCTCAGCGCTGGTACTGATGACAGCAGGGAACCAAGGAGGAATTTGATGTTCGGCTGATGCATCAAAATCAGCGGGGGATTGTATTTATCTCATTTAAATTGTGCCAGTTAACGAGCAGCTTTTGGCAGAGCCTTGCATAACGTGTCGATTTTGAGGTACACACCTGATTACTTAATCTTtgggtggcagagcactggcacaggctgcccacaggctgtggggtctccttcttGGGGATCTCCAGCAGCCACCTGGCtatggccctgggcaccctgctctgggtggccctgctggagagGGGGTGGGCCAGGGGGAcacagagggccctgccagcctcagccatcctgtgattGGTACAAGATATTTGAAGGCCGACATTTAGTAGAAATCTAATCATGTGGAGGAAGTAGTTTGCAAGAACTCAGTTGTTTTGAGGTGATGGGTTCtcaatttgtttctgttgtggttttgtgtatttttttttttttgtaggtaaGAAATAACTTACTGTGAGACCAGTGAgggaactggaaaaaagaaatccattcttaactgctttcattattttaataataagtTTCTGATCATTTCTTAAGTTAATAATATGTAGCATATTTAGTGACGTCTCTTTCATAGAGTTCCAGATTGAGGAATTCTGTTTGGAAACTGTTCAGTGTTGCCTCTAAATTCTTGATACAGTTTTCCTGTATTGCAGCTTTTTTCTTAAAGGCctctgttcagattttttttgtttttgtttctttttttatcccaTGAAGTTGATTTGATCCTAAGCAAGCTACTGAATGTATTTTTGCCTGTGAGTTGTGTATTGAAATCAgaaaagattttggaaaaagTAGGTTGTAAGAATGTATATGACACTAGTTTCatttgccaattttttttttcagaaacgGGCTTTGGGAATTGACTGAAATTTTTATTATGTATTAGATGGGAGAatgtaaaagatttttgttgtaTCAAACAGCCTTCAAGtgtctttggaaaagaaatgcaactgTATTTGTCAATTTAAAGTTAAGCTAGATAAAAGATGTAAAACATAAGGAGCAGTCTTGAGGGTGGAGGAATGCTGGGTGATTTGACTGgagtattttcagtgtttagtGCATGTTATTCTTAAAAAGAACtcaacaaaataatttggagTATTGATAAGCCTGTGGAGATCCATTGTGCAGAGCTACATCAGTGAGTCTACTCTTTTCACCTCTGGGgatgaggaaaagcagtttaaatGCAAGAAGCTGCAACTCATCAGTTTCAGGCAAGGACTCCAGCTTGTGGGCCATGAAAATTGACAAATAAATCTCACTGAAACTAAGCAAATATATCTACTTTGAAAATGGGCTTTTGTCTGGAAAAGATgccagacaaaaaaataaaaatcacgATTAGCAAATGCAGTATAGAATatcagaaaggattttttttttgccacaagAATACAAGTATATTATGTATTCTAAGTACTTGATAAAGTAGAATTAAGTTTTAAACAGTTATACTTTTCTATCCCAAGCACCATTAGCTTTCCTAGCCAAGCAGCCTCATTTTGATGCCTTCAGTGGAGGCAGGagtacagagaaatgaaatcctTCCATTGGTTTTAGCAGGAGAAGGCTGGACTGCTGAAGTACAGAgtgcctctgctttctgctggccAGCAAGGCTTTGGGCAGGGTGCTtggccaggagcagcagaggagggtTGGGGAAGTGACAGTGTCAAAGCATTGAGCCTCAGGGGTGAACAGGAAGAAATTCCCCTGTTGTGAAGTGCAAACTGGGGCTGGAGGACCCATGGTATTGCAACAGGGAGAAACTGGAAGTGAAAGGGTGCGAGGCGGGGCTTTCAGGATGGAGATTTCAGAGACGGGAAGCAAATCCGTAGGAAATGGGTCTTCCttagtgctgctgctcagaaaacAATCTGTTCTTAAAACTGCAACTGAgacagggaaggaggagggaaggtAATTTGGGAGACGCATTTCTAGGTCTCCCTGGTGGTGCTTAGTCAGGGCCAAAGGATTTCTTTCCCTGTAAAGAAAAGATTTGCAGTGGATGGCTTTTGTTCTCTGGAAATGATGCTAACTGGtggctgggattttttttgtattgtttctttttttccagcattatATCTGACCAAATATTAAACCCACTCACATTACTTGGCAACTTGTTGGtaagagataaaaatgaaataatatagCATGGGTCAACTGTAAGTTATGAACAGTTATTTCCTACCAGGCACGGTAAGATAAAAGaggctttctgctgctttgcattcCATGTGCTCCCACTCCTTTTCCACTCGCTTGAAAGTTAATCCATGGTTTTGGAATTCTCTTCAAAACAGTTAGTTGTGTAACAAAGGATTATGGCTTTAGGTGAAATGTAGCCAAGGAGTTGAACTGTGAACATGTAGTTGCCTTTCAGAGAAAACATACCTACTAGTGCAACAAAGAGTGCTGGAATTACAACTACAGTCACAAATGTATTCAGATCTTCCAGGTATGCCCAAATGTTCTGTTTCCAATGAAATTCCTTATGTGGGCTTCATTTGGTTTGGCAGTAGAAATAGGGGAGGACCCTTATAAGTagtaataaatgaaaatttcttatAGTAGCAGGTAGAACCGTGCGGTATTTACTCTTTTAGATAGTACTTCTGTAGactgtagatttttttaatggagttgTTGGAATGTACGTATGGGAAATTTGTAACAATCCTCACTTTATTGTTGCCTAGCTATGACCAGACATTCTACTGAACTATATTTTTAGACTTGTTTCCTAAGGAAATGAGGCTTACACTAGTCATGCTGTCACAGTCAGCTGTCGTTGTCCACCCATCTGTCTACCCGCAATAACTGCCAATTTCAGGCAAACCTGACAGACCAACAGAGGTAGAGGGACTGCTTCTCTGCAGTTCAGCATCTAGGAGGGACACTGTTATGTTCCCCCACTTGAAGGGAACCCCGGTGATCCCAATGCATATCTACGTTGTGGGAGCCCAAGCAAGATGGGCATCACCCGGCAGGCAGCCAAAGCTGGCCAGGGAGGGCAGCACATGGTGGGAGACAGAGCAGGCTTCGCAGGTGTGAAAAGAAGCTGGGATGCAAAGGCAGTCATGTGGTAAGGGGGGCTGTAGCTGagggtgctgcaggagctggcagaggcAGGGGGGGAATGGTGCAGCAGAAGgtgcaaggagaaaaacaggaacagaTTTCCCTTGTTCTGCTCGTGGAACAACTTGTATTCTCTTCTCCCGTAGATACAGATCTTACAACCTCACATTAAAATGACTGGTAGATAGTGTTATGCGTATGCTTCACTGAGCTTGGCTGCAGATGGCTCTCTGAGTACTTCCTTACCTTTCATTGTTTGGAAATGAGAGCTTTGGTGCACGTCACTGGTATTGCAAAAGGTTCATTGGTAACTTGCTATCATCCTTAAAAAAGTTCAGTTACATTAAATATTGGAGTTCAAAGTGAAAAAGTCCATCTATTTGCCTTTACTGATAAAGAAACCCAGCTGCATTTCTGACTTTTCCTGCGCTGTCATGGTTTGTTTTGAATGGGGAGGATGGAAAGGAATGCTTGAAATGTCAAGCGCGGCATTGGAAAGTCTGTGGGAAAAGCTGCAGCCTGTGAAACTCCAAGTAAAAGAAAGTGCCTGAATGATAACCTTTTCCTAAATCTTTACTCACCTTCATTGCACTTCAGAtggttggtttttctttttgttttgttttgacaaatttgttttttcagctgtttgttgacaagttttgtcttttcttctgaagataCTTCTATTTATGACATTTCCCTTATCGCATTGCATCCCTATATTTTCCATTATCTTAGTGCTCTTTTTAACCAGTTCTGTTCTGGCCAGACACTTCATCAGCTGCTTAGTTTCTCACTTTTATTAGTTCTGCTGTAATCCAAGGTGCAGTGCTTTATATCTCCCTCACAAAGCATAACAAAACCTAAGCTTTTAATTGAGAAAGTTCAATCTTAGTATAAGGCTTTATGCGGGATGAATCTGCTGAGATGCAGTTGCTTATTCTGCATGAAGTTGTAACGAGGATTTTCTAACTAAATGACCCTTCGGTTGTGTTTGTTTATATTACCCTAATTTAATGCTCCTTAATTCTCTTATTATATACATCCTTGCTTTTTGGTTGAAGATGATCTCTAAACTGATGAAAAATTCCACTAATCTTGGCAGAGATCAGCCCCTGGCCAACTTCTGATTAAAGCTTGCTTGGCATAAAAGCACTCCTTTCCTGCAATTGTCTCCCCCAGCACAATAAGCTGGTCTCTGTCATTTTGTCTGAAAGGGCAGCCACAGGCTCTCAGCTCAAATGAAGTACTTAGAATTATGTTAGGATGTAAGCAGGCTCTAACAGGAAGCAAGGAACTGCTCAGGAAGGTCAGGAAACACTTAGGATCATTGGaattttctgtgctcttctgaGATGTTAGGACTGcagaaattaatgtatttaacTCTTCTAGCATGTGATGTGGTTACATCTGCACTGTTTCTGTGTGCTGTTCAGCTGAACCTGGAAAGTATGCCAGGTAGCTGCACTAAACGTAGTTTTGAATTCCTTGTATGctagccctgaagtggtcaggcagttgcACTTGGATCTCTTCAGGTCCTTTTCAGCTGAGTTATTCTATTCAATACATTTGTACATATGTGCATAAATATGTGTGTAGTTGTAATACTctcatttttcagcactgcCATGGCCCAACTAAAGTGTTCTGaattgttaaaatgaaattgcatgCTTCTCCTTCTAATGTGACTgtttaaagaaacaacaacaaagtctcatttttttttttcattcagtcttCCATAATCAGTATGTATGCATAGTGTCTGAACTGAATCTGTCTCCTCCCAGCAAGGATCTAGATGCATGGAGAAAAGTGCAAAATCTATGGTTTCTACATTGTTTTTTGCATTCTGTCCAATGCATGACATTTTGGATGTTGCTTGGCTTGTGATATACTGAGATTTCATCTTTTGTCTTATCTTCATAACTTACAGCTCGGTTTCAGAATAGAAAGCTACTTACTAACTTTATCTTTGTGTTTATATATAAGTTTAAGCAGCCTTTGCTGCAGAAGTTTTAAAGTGAATGGTGCAGATTTTCCTCCATGTTTTAACTTAAATCACACCCAGAAAAAGTTAAGAATGTAATGGtattgttgtttcttttgtgtattgtatttaattctgtaattgAAGCCATGATACAGTACAGTACAGAAGAACTTGCAGATTTTAGGGGAATGTGTTCCAGTAGTCCTCTTCATTGTAAGGTCTAAGCTATGGTACATGGCTAAACTTGGGTGGAAGAGGTGCAGGTTTCACAAGAGGGCTTGCAGCTGGAAATGGTTGCAGCTGTAGCTGCCTAGGGACTGAGGTGAAGAATGAAGAGAGCAGAATGTAATCTGTGGAGAAACTAAGGTTTTATCCCTCTGCTGGTTTATTTTTGCATacttctttctcatgttttgcTCAAGTCAAATTAAAGTCATCGCTAAAATGAAAAGGGATGATAGGTTAACTGGATTTTTAGGAGATATAACACCAGACTGTGCAAACCTTCTAGGGATTCATGGAAGTTTCCATATGAAGAAACAAGTGCTTTTAAGTGTGTTAAGATTCTGGTACTATTGGAAAGGGAAGAGAGTGATGATAATGCCATACATAATGGTGTGTAAGCAAGATATTAAAGGTCATCTCTTAGAGGTGTTGATATGTTTTCTGACAGTCTGCATCATTAGAGAGAAGATCTCCATTATAGCGAGATGAGATTTGAAGTGACATAGCTACGCATAGCTACATTTAATGTCTGCGGTGTGGGGAGGATGTTGAGTGACCACTTTCCACTTCTGTCTTTATTTAACAGgcttaggaaaaacaaaaagaaagacaagcGCGCGAGATGCCTCTCCCACTCCCAGCACAGATGCAGAGTACCCTTCCAACGGCAGCAGCGCAGACCGCATTTATGACCTCAACATTCCAGCCTACGTCAAATTTGCCTATGTGGCGGAGAGAGAGGATGAACTGTCCCTTGTCAAAGGGTCCCGGGTCATTGTCATGGAGAAGTGCAGCGATGGCTGGTGGAGAGGGAGCTACAATGGACAGATTGGCTGGTTTCCTTCGAACTATGTGGTAGAGGAAGTTGAGGAGGCCACAGCAGATTCGCCGAGCTTTCTGAGCTTGAGGAAAGGCGCTTCCATGAGTAACGGCCAGGGCACCAAAGTACTCCACGTTGTTCAGACACTGTATCCATTCAGCTCCGTCACAGAAGAAGAGCTCAATTTTGAAAAAGGGGAAACAATGGAAGTCATTGAAAAGCCAGAAAATGACCCAGAATGGTGGAAATGTAAAAATTCCAGAGGGCAAATTGGTCTTGTTCCTAAAAACTATGTAGTAATCATTAGTGATGGTCCTACCATTAACACTTCCCATCCACCTCAGATAAGCTACACGGGACCATCTTCTACCGGACGATTTGCTGGAAGAGAGTGGTATTATGGGAATGTTACCCGACATCAAGCAGAATGTGCCCTAAACGAGAGGGGAGTGGAAGGAGATTTCCTTGTTAGAGATAGTGAATCTTCGGTAAGTGATAATCAGCACCATGGTCTTTATATTAAAACGTGATATATGGTTTAGCAAGTGTAGAAGCACATGATTGTGGTACCCCAGAGAAGGACCTTTCATCCCGAAAGAAACAAGCAGTGCTTCAGTGCTATAAACTGATACATGTACTGTATGTGAGAATCAATCTtttacagaaatgcagtgaCATTTACATTTACGCGGAAATTTAACAACTGTGGACTGTATTATCCAGGGTTTTTTAATTAGCAGACAAGTAACTAGATACTTCAAGCTTCTGTCTGACATTTCATGTATTCCTTATATGCAATCCTACTCAAGTTTATAGcactatgaggaaaaaaaaaattcttgcaaaTTACAAATTTAGAcattaatttgaatttaaagCCAATTTAAAATGGGATGTTTGCATTGgtcagttttgttttgcctttaatTAACATAGGTTATTAACATAGATTCTTTAAATTAGATCATTTAAATTATTGATTAAATTTCTAATTTAATGTACTTCTGCTCTACTTAGATTATTTAGGTTGTAATAGGATTAAATTATTGTATCTAACTGTTAGGATTATAACGCACAACAAAAAAGGTCAAGTCAGCAGCTCATATTCCTTGGAAATTGAGCCTTAGTAACATCAGAGGGGATATGAGTATTGATGATTAGGGATTATTATGAATCTGAAAGTTCAAATCTGAAATTACACTGAAAGGCCTTTCGTGTATGCTGAGGCCAGGGAAAGCATAGAGCCCTCAGAATTTAATTATCCctttactgtgattttttaaaaggtagCAGATTTTGGTAATTCCCCTATGCACCTTTGAAACATTACAAAAAGGTGAACCTTAATTTCTCATCAGAATTTTTCTGCGTTCATTGTTTCAACTGTAGGACCATTATTTCATGAGGATAAATTGTTTAGTACATACTTTCATCCAAGTATTCTGTTACTTCAGGTATGAAAATTCAA
The Numida meleagris isolate 19003 breed g44 Domestic line chromosome 1, NumMel1.0, whole genome shotgun sequence genome window above contains:
- the NCK2 gene encoding cytoplasmic protein NCK2, which produces MTEEVIVIAKWDYTAQQDQELDIKKNERLWLLDDSKTWWRVRNAANKTGYVPSNYVERKNSLKKGSLVKNLKDTLGLGKTKRKTSARDASPTPSTDAEYPSNGSSADRIYDLNIPAYVKFAYVAEREDELSLVKGSRVIVMEKCSDGWWRGSYNGQIGWFPSNYVVEEVEEATADSPSFLSLRKGASMSNGQGTKVLHVVQTLYPFSSVTEEELNFEKGETMEVIEKPENDPEWWKCKNSRGQIGLVPKNYVVIISDGPTINTSHPPQISYTGPSSTGRFAGREWYYGNVTRHQAECALNERGVEGDFLVRDSESSPSDFSVSLKASGKNKHFKVQLMDNVYCIGQRRFNTMDELVEHYKKAPIFTSEHGEKLYLVKALQ